Proteins encoded in a region of the Tribolium castaneum strain GA2 chromosome 7, icTriCast1.1, whole genome shotgun sequence genome:
- the LOC656459 gene encoding xaa-Pro aminopeptidase 3 isoform X2, with product MLSTRARLLLSLLNKSDVFRSYCKKATKGKFEFPKRTIFKSYGQPTHETHPQLLQKDEITPLIKRSEFQDRRQKLMEQVCVYVNERNPSMREHLIVIPSATKQYMSDKIPYFFRQNTDFLYLTGCLEPDSCLILATTGAPSQHCSTLFLREKDDHSELWDGPRTGPDNAPNVFGVDQSLPMSEMENYLQSFFKSNNKFSLWYDFMNPVQIDVHKTMVDYLNYMRQKMWESPKVFIHKQRLIKSPAEVALMQQSCDIASRAIIETIKASHPGINESQIFATVDYECRMQGAEYLAYPPVVAGGNRATTIHYINNNQVVQDGEMVLMDAGCEFHGYSSDITRTWPINDVQKKLIQLCENFPTLDSLFDSMCVLLGKGLQEIGLIPKILTNQALTRAAYQFCPHHVSHYLGMDVHDTPLITRNVKIQPGMIVTVEPGVYINHKHQQLPKEFLGMGVRIEDDVLITESGPVILSRNCPKEVSDIEDISSRNV from the exons ATGTTGTCGACACGAGCCCGGCTCCTTTTATCACTTTTGAACAAATCAG ATGTCTTCCGTTCCTATTGCAAAAAAGCCACAAAGGGCAAGTTCGAGTTCCCCAAGCGGACGATTTTCAAGTCCTACGGCCAACCGACACACGAGACCCACCCCCAGCTCTTGCAAAAAGACGAAATCACCCCCTTGATAAAACGCTCCGAGTTCCAGGACCGGAGACAGAAACTAATGGAGCAAGTGTGTGTCTACGTCAATGAGCGGAACCCCTCCATGCGGGAACACTTG ATAGTTATTCCATCAGCCACCAAACAGTACATGTCCGATAAAATCCCGTATTTTTTTCGCCAAAACACCGATTTTCTCTACTTGACTGGCTGTTTGGAGCCTGATAGTTGTCTCATCTTGGCCACGACGGGGGCCCCCAGCCAGCACTGTTCCACCCTGTTTTTGCGCGAGAAGGACGACCATTCCGAGCTGTGGGACGGCCCCAGGACGGGGCCCGACAACGCCCCCAACGTGTTCGGGGTCGACCAGAGTTTGCCAATGAGCGAGATGGAGAATTACTTGCAGTCGTTTTTCAAATCGAACAATAAATTCAGTCTTTG GTATGACTTCATGAACCCCGTCCAAATCGACGTGCACAAAACAATGGTCGATTATTTGAACTACATGCGGCAAAAAATGTGGGAATCCCCGAAAGTTTTTATACATAAGCAAAGGCTGATTAAAAGTCCAGCCGAGGTAGCGCTGATGCAACAATCGTGTGATATTGCCTCAAGGGCGATTATTGAAACTATCAAGGCTTCACATCCCG ggaTAAATGAGAGTCAGATTTTTGCAACAGTTGATTATGAGTGTAGAATGCAAGGGGCCGAATATTTGGCATACCCCCCTGTGGTAGCAGGGGGTAATAGGGCCACAACTATacattatattaataataatcaagTAGTCCAGGACGGGGAGATGGTTTTAATGGACGCGG GCTGCGAATTTCACGGTTATTCAAGCGACATTACCAGAACCTGGCCCATCAATG acgttcaaaaaaaattgattcaatTGTGTGAAAATTTTCCCACTTTGGACAGTTTATTCGACTCAATGTGTGTCTTACTAGGGAAAGGtttgcaagaaattggcttAATTCCGAAAATATTGACCAATCAAGCCTTGACACGC GCCGCCTATCAGTTCTGTCCGCACCACGTGTCGCATTATTTGGGAATGGATGTTCACGATACGCCTTTAATTACTCGAAATGTTAAAATACAACCTGGGATGATTGTTACGGTTGAACCcg GGGTTTATATTAATCACAAACACCAACAATTACCGAAAGAATTTCTCGGAATGGGTGTCCGAATTGAAGACGATGTTTTAATCACTGAGTCCGGTCCTGTCATTCTCAGTCGTAACTGTCCGAAAGAAGTGTCAGATATTGAAGATATATCTAGTCGGAATGTGTGA
- the Fdx2 gene encoding adrenodoxin-like protein 2, mitochondrial yields the protein MSLLSGVIRRSAPKLLKTFNIRPVTNGVPNLNKKEIEVTFVKHDGTRIKTKGKVGESFLDVVVNNDLSLEGYGACEGTLTCSTCHLVFKKEDFEQLPDRPEGEESDMLELARGVTDTSRLGCQVFLTENMDGIVVEVPESSNDARLQ from the exons ATGTCTCTCCTCAGTGGTGTGATAAGGCGGAGTGCCCCAAAACTGCTCAAAACCTTTAACATTCGCCCCGTGACCAACGGAGTCCCGAATTTGAACAAGAAAGA AATTGAAGTCACTTTCGTGAAACACGACGGCACTCGCATTAAAACGAAGGGAAAAGTAGGAGAGTCGTTTCTGGATGTAGTTGTCAATAATGATTTGTCTTTAGAAGGCTATGGTGCTTGTGAAGGCACCTTAACCTGCTCGACCTGTCATCTTGTCTTCAAGAAGGAAGATTTTGAACAACTTCCTGACAGGCCAGAGGGCGAAGAAAGCGATATGTTGGAGCTGGCAAGAGGAGTCACGGACACGTCCCGACTGGGCTGCCAAGTTTTCCTCACGGAAAATATGGACGGAATCGTCGTGGAAGTCCCAGAGAGCTCAAACGATGCCAGActtcagtaa
- the LOC656459 gene encoding xaa-Pro aminopeptidase 3 isoform X1 gives MLSTRARLLLSLLNKSDVFRSYCKKATKGKFEFPKRTIFKSYGQPTHETHPQLLQKDEITPLIKRSEFQDRRQKLMEQVCVYVNERNPSMREHLIVIPSATKQYMSDKIPYFFRQNTDFLYLTGCLEPDSCLILATTGAPSQHCSTLFLREKDDHSELWDGPRTGPDNAPNVFGVDQSLPMSEMENYLQSFFKSNNKFSLWYDFMNPVQIDVHKTMVDYLNYMRQKMWESPKVFIHKQRLIKSPAEVALMQQSCDIASRAIIETIKASHPGINESQIFATVDYECRMQGAEYLAYPPVVAGGNRATTIHYINNNQVVQDGEMVLMDAGCEFHGYSSDITRTWPINGKFSTSQREVYEVVLDVQKKLIQLCENFPTLDSLFDSMCVLLGKGLQEIGLIPKILTNQALTRAAYQFCPHHVSHYLGMDVHDTPLITRNVKIQPGMIVTVEPGVYINHKHQQLPKEFLGMGVRIEDDVLITESGPVILSRNCPKEVSDIEDISSRNV, from the exons ATGTTGTCGACACGAGCCCGGCTCCTTTTATCACTTTTGAACAAATCAG ATGTCTTCCGTTCCTATTGCAAAAAAGCCACAAAGGGCAAGTTCGAGTTCCCCAAGCGGACGATTTTCAAGTCCTACGGCCAACCGACACACGAGACCCACCCCCAGCTCTTGCAAAAAGACGAAATCACCCCCTTGATAAAACGCTCCGAGTTCCAGGACCGGAGACAGAAACTAATGGAGCAAGTGTGTGTCTACGTCAATGAGCGGAACCCCTCCATGCGGGAACACTTG ATAGTTATTCCATCAGCCACCAAACAGTACATGTCCGATAAAATCCCGTATTTTTTTCGCCAAAACACCGATTTTCTCTACTTGACTGGCTGTTTGGAGCCTGATAGTTGTCTCATCTTGGCCACGACGGGGGCCCCCAGCCAGCACTGTTCCACCCTGTTTTTGCGCGAGAAGGACGACCATTCCGAGCTGTGGGACGGCCCCAGGACGGGGCCCGACAACGCCCCCAACGTGTTCGGGGTCGACCAGAGTTTGCCAATGAGCGAGATGGAGAATTACTTGCAGTCGTTTTTCAAATCGAACAATAAATTCAGTCTTTG GTATGACTTCATGAACCCCGTCCAAATCGACGTGCACAAAACAATGGTCGATTATTTGAACTACATGCGGCAAAAAATGTGGGAATCCCCGAAAGTTTTTATACATAAGCAAAGGCTGATTAAAAGTCCAGCCGAGGTAGCGCTGATGCAACAATCGTGTGATATTGCCTCAAGGGCGATTATTGAAACTATCAAGGCTTCACATCCCG ggaTAAATGAGAGTCAGATTTTTGCAACAGTTGATTATGAGTGTAGAATGCAAGGGGCCGAATATTTGGCATACCCCCCTGTGGTAGCAGGGGGTAATAGGGCCACAACTATacattatattaataataatcaagTAGTCCAGGACGGGGAGATGGTTTTAATGGACGCGG GCTGCGAATTTCACGGTTATTCAAGCGACATTACCAGAACCTGGCCCATCAATGGTAAATTCAGCACCAGTCAGAGAGAAGTGTACGAAGTTGTTCTAGacgttcaaaaaaaattgattcaatTGTGTGAAAATTTTCCCACTTTGGACAGTTTATTCGACTCAATGTGTGTCTTACTAGGGAAAGGtttgcaagaaattggcttAATTCCGAAAATATTGACCAATCAAGCCTTGACACGC GCCGCCTATCAGTTCTGTCCGCACCACGTGTCGCATTATTTGGGAATGGATGTTCACGATACGCCTTTAATTACTCGAAATGTTAAAATACAACCTGGGATGATTGTTACGGTTGAACCcg GGGTTTATATTAATCACAAACACCAACAATTACCGAAAGAATTTCTCGGAATGGGTGTCCGAATTGAAGACGATGTTTTAATCACTGAGTCCGGTCCTGTCATTCTCAGTCGTAACTGTCCGAAAGAAGTGTCAGATATTGAAGATATATCTAGTCGGAATGTGTGA